A part of Streptomyces sp. NBC_00557 genomic DNA contains:
- a CDS encoding IS256 family transposase, translating to MALSQSELMRLLESLRRADGVEAIRVVCERILQELIEAEATEAIGAAPREHSQTRTTWRNGHRDRLLTTQAGDLDLKIPKVRSGSFFPSLLERRRRIDRALFAVVMEAYVHDVSTRSVDDLVKALGADSGISKSEVSRICGELDAELTAFKERPMDHTVFPYIFLDATYCKVRVNHRIASQAVVIATGISATGHREILGHGGPPARAESRVGEVGDSESKPFWTKFLRSLRARGLENVQLVISDSHSGLVAAIRTVFLGAAWQRCRVHFVRDVFSLIERGSGEMVAATIRTIFAQTTGEQVRTQLNVVADMLGRQFPQVKAMLLDAATDITAFADFPPAHWTKIWSTNPLERLNREIKRRADVVQVFPNPAALDRLAAAVLAELHDEWQVFDRRYFSEASMAELFTAKPAEPEPEPEPEITPQPEPKQLP from the coding sequence ATGGCCTTGTCCCAGTCTGAGCTGATGCGGCTGCTTGAGTCACTACGTCGTGCCGATGGAGTTGAAGCAATCAGGGTGGTGTGCGAGCGCATCCTGCAGGAGCTGATCGAGGCCGAGGCCACCGAGGCGATCGGTGCCGCGCCGCGTGAGCATTCCCAGACGCGCACGACCTGGCGCAACGGCCACCGGGACAGGCTGCTGACCACGCAGGCCGGTGACCTGGACCTGAAGATCCCGAAGGTGCGGAGCGGGTCGTTCTTCCCGTCGTTGCTGGAACGCCGGCGGCGGATCGACCGGGCGTTGTTCGCCGTGGTGATGGAGGCATACGTGCACGATGTCTCGACCCGCTCGGTCGACGACCTGGTCAAAGCACTCGGTGCGGACAGCGGGATCTCCAAGTCCGAGGTCTCCCGCATCTGCGGTGAGCTGGATGCGGAACTGACCGCGTTCAAGGAGCGGCCGATGGACCACACGGTCTTCCCTTACATCTTCCTGGACGCTACCTACTGCAAGGTGAGGGTCAACCACCGGATCGCGTCGCAGGCCGTGGTGATCGCGACCGGGATCTCCGCCACCGGGCACCGCGAGATCCTCGGGCATGGGGGTCCCCCCGCTCGAGCGGAGTCGAGAGTGGGGGAGGTCGGCGACAGCGAGTCGAAGCCGTTCTGGACGAAGTTCCTGCGCTCGCTGCGGGCCCGCGGCCTGGAGAACGTCCAGCTGGTCATCTCCGACAGCCACAGCGGTCTGGTGGCCGCTATCCGCACCGTTTTCCTCGGCGCGGCCTGGCAAAGGTGCCGGGTTCACTTCGTCCGGGACGTGTTCTCGTTGATCGAGAGGGGCTCTGGTGAGATGGTCGCCGCCACCATCCGCACCATCTTCGCGCAGACCACCGGCGAGCAGGTGCGCACCCAGCTCAACGTGGTCGCCGACATGCTCGGACGGCAGTTCCCGCAGGTCAAGGCGATGCTGCTGGACGCGGCGACGGACATCACCGCGTTCGCCGACTTCCCGCCGGCGCACTGGACGAAGATCTGGTCGACCAATCCGCTGGAGCGGCTGAACCGGGAGATCAAACGGCGGGCCGATGTCGTCCAGGTCTTTCCCAACCCCGCCGCTCTGGACCGGCTCGCCGCCGCGGTGCTGGCTGAACTCCACGACGAGTGGCAGGTCTTCGACCGCCGCTACTTCTCCGAAGCCTCCATGGCCGAGCTCTTCACCGCCAAGCCGGCCGAACCCGAACCCGAACCCGAACCCGAGATCACCCCACAACCGGAACCGAAACAGCTGCCGTGA
- a CDS encoding helix-turn-helix transcriptional regulator, with the protein MTIFPPDPNLTALRVELARLRSERGWTFDELAERSGLARRTLIDLEHGRTTGNITTWHALAHAFDVPIERFLTSLCDGHPTPGASPP; encoded by the coding sequence GTGACGATCTTCCCGCCCGACCCCAACCTCACCGCCCTGCGTGTCGAACTCGCGCGGCTGAGGAGCGAGCGTGGATGGACCTTCGACGAACTAGCCGAACGCAGCGGTCTGGCCAGACGCACCCTGATCGACCTCGAACACGGCCGCACCACCGGCAACATCACCACCTGGCACGCCCTCGCCCACGCCTTCGACGTCCCCATCGAACGCTTCCTGACCTCTCTGTGCGACGGCCACCCCACCCCGGGGGCGTCACCCCCCTGA
- a CDS encoding DUF6083 domain-containing protein: MRPHTHRSSHHWDGSPRYLPYRRTLRITEDSPSRLMRAGQTGRCRRCGNRVDRYERFDGGLIALHPAEVVTTDIPTICRLHVSSGIAYPYDDGSGWCRIAHGVLCPQRPPHCQTDSPTLVSLRRELRIRTRRLIDTGAFTPQTTSNVAVANNASERQSPRSTPDSCPGLPSSAPGCYCTWPST, translated from the coding sequence ATGCGCCCCCACACTCACCGCAGCAGCCATCACTGGGACGGCAGCCCTCGTTACCTGCCTTACCGCCGCACTCTGCGGATCACGGAAGACAGCCCCAGCCGGCTGATGCGCGCTGGGCAGACGGGCCGCTGTCGCCGCTGCGGCAACCGCGTCGACCGGTACGAACGCTTCGACGGTGGGCTTATCGCCTTGCACCCTGCAGAAGTCGTCACCACCGACATCCCCACAATTTGTCGCTTGCACGTCAGCAGCGGCATCGCCTACCCCTACGACGACGGCAGCGGATGGTGCCGCATTGCACACGGCGTGCTCTGCCCCCAGCGGCCCCCGCACTGTCAAACCGACAGTCCCACGCTTGTCTCACTCCGCCGCGAACTCCGCATTCGCACCCGGCGCCTAATCGACACCGGCGCCTTCACCCCGCAGACCACAAGCAACGTCGCAGTCGCCAACAACGCCAGCGAGCGGCAGTCCCCACGCTCGACACCGGACAGCTGCCCTGGCTTGCCCAGCAGTGCGCCGGGGTGCTACTGCACATGGCCGTCGACCTGA